A portion of the Granulosicoccus antarcticus IMCC3135 genome contains these proteins:
- a CDS encoding DUF6345 domain-containing protein, with the protein MARRMGSWWIKDGLVGRRIEAQSFASTFDLIPGFDWTEDHGDSNVKEKDFVVTTNYDEKTDNVDCLMMSSHGSPGRFSVWDGSVSTSDSVAFGAGDLEVWASHACQVLKHDSNNRVWDWIPAFEGLHYMCGFHTNSYSGGGRDQRGFWFAWYGGVAHALMSGFFTHYPIRTAWKKANRMVEGSNVEWAYLRASGTSDSGVTANTYNEKFTSGEPTDPDRSRTFHWTRGTC; encoded by the coding sequence ATGGCAAGACGAATGGGCTCGTGGTGGATAAAGGATGGTCTTGTTGGCCGCCGAATCGAAGCGCAAAGCTTTGCATCCACCTTTGATCTGATTCCGGGTTTCGACTGGACCGAAGATCACGGTGACAGCAACGTCAAGGAAAAGGACTTTGTTGTTACAACCAATTACGACGAAAAAACCGACAATGTTGATTGTCTGATGATGTCTTCACACGGTTCTCCGGGCCGATTTTCAGTGTGGGATGGATCTGTCAGTACCTCCGACAGTGTGGCCTTTGGGGCAGGCGATCTGGAAGTCTGGGCCAGTCATGCCTGTCAGGTTCTCAAACATGACAGCAATAATCGTGTCTGGGACTGGATACCGGCATTCGAAGGCTTGCATTATATGTGTGGGTTTCACACCAATTCCTACTCTGGCGGTGGGCGTGATCAACGCGGGTTCTGGTTCGCATGGTACGGGGGAGTAGCCCACGCATTGATGTCAGGTTTTTTCACGCACTACCCAATCCGCACAGCGTGGAAAAAAGCCAATCGCATGGTGGAGGGATCCAACGTGGAATGGGCCTATTTGCGGGCCTCCGGTACTTCTGATTCTGGTGTCACCGCAAATACCTATAACGAGAAGTTCACTAGCGGCGAGCCGACTGACCCTGATCGGAGCCGAACCTTCCACTGGACACGCGGCACCTGCTAA
- a CDS encoding LVIVD repeat-containing protein, with protein MRIDKLSPLVLTVLSASVLSLAGCNSDSSSGSFDGAVTGIGGSTARMTISGDYLYAISGSSVQLFDITAPEAPAPYTQVQVQWDIQTLFPYENYLLVGAASGLHILDNTDPASPQYVGDFTHARTVDPVVAKDGYAYVTLKRDTSLQTGGDIDNQMNVVDISDVTQPQLVETVSMQAPAGLSVEGSELYVCDGVAGLKTFDLSNPAKPEIANVLQGVDCLDVIAQDQRLYVIDDLGLKQYSTVSGVPVLLSSIDTKPVVYVLD; from the coding sequence ATGCGTATTGATAAACTTTCGCCGTTAGTCCTGACCGTGTTGTCCGCCAGTGTGCTGAGTCTGGCGGGCTGTAACTCGGATAGCTCAAGTGGCAGCTTTGATGGTGCGGTTACCGGCATCGGCGGGTCAACAGCTCGCATGACCATCAGTGGCGATTATCTGTATGCCATCTCGGGCAGTAGCGTACAGCTCTTCGATATCACAGCACCCGAAGCACCCGCACCCTATACGCAGGTGCAAGTGCAGTGGGATATCCAGACATTGTTTCCGTATGAAAACTACCTATTGGTGGGTGCTGCCAGCGGACTGCATATTCTGGACAATACCGATCCGGCATCGCCACAGTACGTCGGTGATTTTACCCATGCCCGCACCGTGGATCCTGTCGTGGCCAAGGATGGTTATGCCTATGTCACCTTGAAGCGCGATACCAGTTTGCAGACCGGTGGCGATATTGATAATCAGATGAATGTGGTGGATATCAGCGATGTCACGCAGCCTCAACTTGTCGAAACCGTTTCCATGCAAGCGCCTGCGGGTCTATCTGTCGAGGGGTCAGAGTTGTATGTGTGTGATGGCGTGGCTGGTTTGAAAACCTTTGATCTGAGTAATCCTGCGAAACCTGAAATCGCCAATGTACTGCAAGGTGTGGATTGCCTGGATGTCATCGCCCAGGATCAGCGTCTGTACGTCATCGACGATCTGGGCCTGAAGCAATACAGCACCGTGAGTGGTGTACCGGTTTTACTCAGTTCTATTGATACCAAACCGGTGGTGTACGTTCTGGATTGA
- a CDS encoding alkaline phosphatase D family protein — protein MRTPYERALASLSRREFLNVAWKLGTAAALLPLSSQRLWASPVFDSYPFTLGVASGDPLPDGIVLWTRLAPKPLEGGGLPNLAIDVQWEIGFDEQMHTLAQTGTATAYAELGHAVHVDIAGLESARDYWYRFVVGGIQSPIGKTRTAPERYAPVDQIKIGVCGCNHYEQGYFTAYRHMANENFDVIFHTGDYIYEYAPYDGLSSRVRKHLGEETFSLNNYRNRYAQYKLDPDLQAVHASAPFVATWDDHEIDNDWAAEFSETNTPPEIFKLRRAAAFQAYYEAMPLRRTAFPSAGHLQLYRQLHFGDLMSVNVLDTRQYRSRQACREHSASSCLEYSDADRSMLGGTQEQWLKSNLSDSVAHWNVLAQQVPMFGREATPGNTNNPHVMDKWSGYPAARERLVNDISAANLKNVVVLSGDIHSHWAADVPADMSHPDGPSVAVELTTTSISSGGDGSEIAGYWPDIQPSHPHVHHHSNRRGYLSCQISPDRWQSDFMVMDTVTSPDGQASPGARMVVERNNPTVIDT, from the coding sequence ATGCGTACGCCCTATGAGCGCGCACTTGCAAGTCTTTCCCGCCGTGAGTTTCTGAATGTTGCCTGGAAGCTGGGCACAGCGGCGGCACTACTGCCACTGAGCAGCCAACGCCTCTGGGCTAGCCCGGTTTTCGACAGCTACCCATTCACACTCGGTGTCGCCTCAGGTGACCCGCTGCCCGATGGCATCGTCTTGTGGACCCGTCTGGCACCCAAGCCTCTGGAAGGCGGTGGCCTACCGAACCTTGCCATCGATGTGCAGTGGGAGATCGGTTTTGACGAACAGATGCATACGCTGGCACAAACCGGTACAGCGACCGCCTACGCCGAACTGGGCCATGCCGTGCATGTCGACATCGCAGGACTTGAGTCAGCCCGGGATTACTGGTACCGCTTTGTGGTCGGCGGCATACAAAGCCCTATCGGCAAGACACGCACAGCCCCAGAGCGCTATGCCCCGGTCGATCAGATAAAGATAGGGGTCTGTGGCTGCAATCACTATGAACAGGGCTACTTTACGGCCTACCGCCACATGGCCAATGAGAACTTCGATGTCATCTTCCACACCGGCGACTATATCTACGAGTACGCCCCCTACGATGGCCTGAGCTCACGGGTTCGCAAACATCTGGGTGAAGAGACGTTCTCGCTGAACAACTACCGGAACCGCTACGCCCAATACAAGCTGGATCCGGATCTGCAGGCCGTGCATGCATCGGCACCCTTTGTTGCCACCTGGGATGATCACGAGATAGACAACGACTGGGCTGCTGAATTCAGCGAAACCAACACCCCACCGGAAATCTTCAAACTGCGCCGTGCGGCAGCCTTTCAGGCTTATTACGAAGCCATGCCACTGAGACGGACCGCCTTCCCCAGCGCCGGACATCTGCAACTGTATCGGCAGTTGCATTTCGGTGATCTGATGTCGGTCAATGTGCTGGATACACGCCAGTATCGCTCCCGACAGGCCTGCCGTGAACACTCTGCCAGCTCTTGCCTTGAATATTCGGATGCCGATCGTTCGATGCTGGGAGGCACGCAGGAGCAGTGGCTCAAATCGAATCTGTCAGACAGCGTCGCCCACTGGAATGTGCTGGCACAGCAGGTTCCCATGTTTGGTCGCGAAGCCACGCCGGGCAATACCAATAACCCGCATGTGATGGATAAATGGTCCGGCTACCCCGCGGCTCGCGAACGCCTGGTGAACGACATAAGCGCTGCCAATCTGAAAAACGTGGTGGTGCTATCGGGAGATATCCACAGTCATTGGGCCGCCGATGTACCCGCCGACATGTCCCATCCTGATGGTCCATCGGTCGCGGTGGAACTGACAACCACCTCTATCAGCTCCGGCGGCGATGGCAGCGAGATTGCCGGCTACTGGCCCGACATCCAGCCCTCGCATCCGCATGTCCATCATCACAGTAATCGTCGCGGCTATCTGAGCTGCCAGATCAGCCCTGATCGCTGGCAAAGCGACTTCATGGTCATGGATACCGTCACCAGCCCTGATGGCCAAGCCAGTCCTGGCGCCCGAATGGTTGTCGAACGCAACAACCCCACCGTTATTGATACCTGA
- a CDS encoding DUF1330 domain-containing protein → MPKAYWVARVTVTNEEQYPEYLAAGAPVYEKFGARFVVRGGRCEQLEGLNRARNVIVEFKDFDTAMAAYNSPEYQAAKKLRNAFAESDFMIVEGFDG, encoded by the coding sequence ATGCCAAAGGCTTATTGGGTTGCACGCGTTACCGTCACCAACGAAGAACAGTATCCGGAATATCTTGCGGCGGGTGCTCCCGTCTATGAGAAGTTCGGTGCCCGTTTTGTAGTGCGTGGTGGGCGCTGTGAACAGCTGGAAGGACTGAACCGGGCTCGTAATGTCATCGTTGAGTTCAAGGATTTTGACACCGCGATGGCCGCCTACAACAGCCCTGAGTATCAGGCGGCGAAAAAGCTGCGTAATGCCTTTGCCGAATCTGATTTCATGATCGTTGAAGGATTTGACGGCTAA